One Pantoea trifolii DNA segment encodes these proteins:
- a CDS encoding sodium:solute symporter family protein, with product MNVLDYAVMALYALMIVAITLWAMRKVGSTRDFFAAGGKMPWWLSGVSHHMSGYSAAVFVAYAAVAYNMGITIYFWWAFPIAIAVLIGSRLFAPRWARLRIYMNIESPMEYLATRYNLPTQMVLAWSGVLLKTFDVGAKWAAIAVIINVFTGLDPLIGICVSGALSLFYTVMGGLWADACNDFGQFVVQFVAAIVMVVAVAVHLGGFAELFTIWQKLPSTHTQIIQEPYSIGFILAYFVIYTLSYNGGTWNLAQRFIAAPAGRDARKAARLSAALYLIWPLILFWPMWAAPLLFPNLSDPSRSYSMMAMELLPNGLVGLVLVAMFTHTLSMTSSDANAITAVVTRDILPGMLPKRFQRGKSSLLVARLTAFLFIITTLVIAMNASHFGGVLSLLIIWFGGLVGPISIPMLLGLLPAFRRSGSAAALVSWAIGVGTFFCVKFIFTDVSTATVVAAPVMSSLVLFVVMGWLRRAPVRPEVDQLLNALNQDQDTPAAQRWAHKSNVSQEG from the coding sequence ATGAATGTGCTTGATTATGCTGTGATGGCGCTTTATGCGCTGATGATTGTGGCTATAACCTTGTGGGCGATGCGCAAGGTGGGCAGCACGCGTGATTTCTTTGCCGCCGGCGGCAAAATGCCGTGGTGGCTGTCGGGCGTGTCGCATCATATGTCGGGCTACAGCGCGGCGGTGTTTGTCGCCTATGCGGCGGTGGCCTACAACATGGGCATCACCATCTACTTTTGGTGGGCGTTTCCCATCGCTATCGCGGTGTTGATCGGTTCTCGCCTGTTCGCGCCGCGCTGGGCGCGCTTGCGCATCTACATGAACATCGAATCGCCAATGGAATATCTCGCCACGCGCTACAACCTGCCCACGCAAATGGTGCTGGCGTGGAGCGGGGTGCTGCTGAAAACCTTTGATGTCGGCGCAAAGTGGGCGGCGATTGCGGTGATTATTAACGTTTTCACCGGACTCGATCCGCTGATTGGCATCTGTGTTTCCGGCGCGCTGAGTTTGTTTTACACCGTGATGGGCGGATTGTGGGCCGATGCCTGCAACGACTTCGGTCAGTTCGTGGTGCAGTTTGTCGCCGCGATTGTGATGGTGGTCGCCGTGGCGGTGCATCTCGGCGGTTTTGCTGAGCTGTTCACCATCTGGCAGAAGCTGCCGTCAACCCACACGCAGATCATTCAGGAGCCGTACAGCATCGGCTTTATTCTCGCTTATTTTGTCATCTACACGCTGAGCTACAACGGCGGCACCTGGAATCTGGCGCAGCGCTTTATTGCCGCGCCCGCTGGACGCGATGCGCGCAAAGCGGCGCGCCTCTCTGCCGCGCTCTATCTGATCTGGCCGCTGATTCTGTTCTGGCCGATGTGGGCGGCGCCGTTGCTGTTTCCTAATCTTAGCGATCCGTCGCGATCCTATTCGATGATGGCGATGGAACTGCTGCCGAATGGCTTAGTCGGTTTGGTGCTGGTGGCGATGTTTACTCACACGCTGTCGATGACCTCTTCGGATGCCAACGCCATTACTGCCGTGGTGACGCGCGATATCCTGCCCGGCATGCTACCGAAACGCTTTCAGCGCGGTAAAAGCTCGCTGCTGGTGGCGCGGCTCACCGCTTTTCTCTTCATTATCACCACGCTAGTGATTGCCATGAACGCCAGCCACTTCGGCGGCGTGCTGTCGCTGCTGATCATCTGGTTTGGCGGCTTAGTCGGTCCGATCTCCATTCCCATGCTGCTGGGTTTGCTGCCGGCGTTTCGTCGCAGCGGCAGCGCCGCCGCACTGGTGAGTTGGGCGATTGGCGTCGGCACTTTCTTCTGCGTGAAATTTATCTTTACCGATGTCAGCACCGCCACCGTGGTGGCCGCGCCGGTGATGTCTTCACTGGTGCTGTTTGTGGTGATGGGCTGGTTGCGCCGCGCGCCGGTGCGTCCTGAAGTGGATCAGCTGCTCAATGCACTCAATCAGGATCAGGATACGCCCGCCGCACAACGCTGGGCGCATAAAAGCAACGTCTCTCAGGAGGGATAA
- a CDS encoding glucosamine-6-phosphate deaminase, producing MTLLQQGTRDRLRIKRFASRAALGADAAQDVAAFLRQRLSEQRGVRMVFAAAPSQNEFLAALVAAKDIDWSRIHAFHMDEYIGLDAHAPQRFSHFLRQKLFDVVQPGEVHLIPSCGDSAEICADYAKKLNAAPIDAVCLGIGENGHLAFNDPPVADFSDPFTVKVVQLDDACRQQQVNDGCFATFAAVPTHAVTLTIPALMSGARLFCMVPGATKRAAVRATLEDAISSACPATCLRQHANCTLYTDSDACPEVMFD from the coding sequence ATGACGCTACTACAACAGGGAACCCGAGATCGCTTACGCATCAAACGTTTTGCCAGCCGCGCAGCATTAGGTGCGGATGCGGCGCAGGATGTGGCTGCGTTTCTTCGTCAACGGCTGAGTGAACAGCGTGGGGTGCGCATGGTGTTTGCCGCCGCGCCCTCGCAAAACGAGTTTCTCGCCGCGCTGGTGGCGGCAAAGGATATCGACTGGTCGCGCATTCACGCCTTCCATATGGATGAGTACATCGGGCTGGATGCGCATGCGCCGCAGCGTTTTAGCCACTTTTTACGCCAGAAACTTTTTGATGTGGTGCAGCCCGGCGAAGTTCATCTGATCCCCTCTTGCGGCGATTCTGCAGAAATTTGTGCTGATTACGCTAAAAAACTTAATGCCGCACCGATTGATGCGGTGTGCCTCGGTATTGGCGAGAACGGCCATTTAGCCTTCAACGATCCGCCGGTGGCCGACTTCAGCGATCCTTTCACTGTGAAAGTAGTGCAACTGGATGATGCCTGCCGCCAGCAGCAGGTCAACGATGGCTGTTTCGCCACTTTCGCTGCGGTGCCAACGCATGCCGTGACGCTAACGATTCCCGCATTAATGAGTGGCGCGCGACTGTTCTGCATGGTGCCGGGCGCCACTAAACGCGCGGCGGTGCGGGCAACGCTTGAGGATGCGATCTCCAGCGCCTGTCCGGCGACGTGTCTGCGCCAGCATGCCAACTGCACGCTCTATACCGACAGCGATGCTTGCCCGGAGGTGATGTTTGACTAA
- a CDS encoding N-acetylglucosamine-6-phosphate deacetylase, with amino-acid sequence MTNLILRGRDYRTLQPIELEIEHGIIIDVRALSELEEEIILAPGLVDLQVNGFQGVDFNHFPFSEEDVLHATRALWQQGVTSFLPTVITAMPEEIAQAMQRLASACQHHPDVARAVPGFHLEGPFLSPEDGPRGAHPREAIRAPDIALFDSWQHAAQQHIRLLTLSPEWPHSDALIKHCVAQQVRVAIGHTSATPQQIHAAVDAGATLSTHLGNGAHLQLPRHPNYIWQQLAEDALTATLIADGDHLPADVLKVFLRAKGEQALLVSDVTSFAGQPPGIYDTAIGGRVQLSASGRLSIADAPQLLAGSARGLLDGVNFLLRQQLATLAQAIEMASIRPARQLNLPQQQGLACGAPADVLLLAAQPDGSVALRSCVKQGAAVWSENVDYL; translated from the coding sequence TTGACTAACCTCATTTTACGCGGCCGCGATTACCGTACGTTGCAACCGATTGAGCTGGAGATTGAGCACGGCATCATCATCGATGTGCGCGCGCTAAGCGAGCTGGAAGAGGAGATTATCCTCGCACCGGGCTTGGTCGATCTGCAGGTCAACGGCTTTCAGGGCGTCGATTTCAACCACTTTCCCTTCAGCGAAGAGGATGTGCTGCACGCCACGCGCGCGCTGTGGCAGCAGGGCGTCACCAGCTTTCTGCCGACGGTGATCACCGCCATGCCGGAGGAGATTGCGCAGGCGATGCAGCGACTCGCCAGCGCCTGCCAGCATCATCCTGACGTGGCGCGCGCCGTCCCCGGTTTTCATCTGGAAGGACCGTTTTTGTCGCCTGAAGATGGGCCGCGCGGTGCGCATCCGCGTGAAGCGATTCGCGCACCGGATATCGCGCTGTTCGACAGCTGGCAGCACGCGGCGCAGCAGCATATTCGCCTATTGACGCTGTCACCGGAATGGCCGCACAGCGATGCGCTGATCAAGCATTGTGTGGCGCAGCAGGTGCGCGTCGCCATTGGGCATACGTCCGCCACGCCACAGCAAATTCATGCGGCGGTTGACGCGGGTGCCACGCTCTCCACCCATCTCGGCAACGGCGCGCATCTGCAACTGCCGCGCCACCCCAATTACATCTGGCAGCAGCTGGCTGAAGATGCGCTGACGGCTACCTTGATTGCCGATGGCGATCACCTGCCGGCGGACGTGCTGAAAGTGTTCCTGCGTGCCAAAGGCGAGCAGGCGCTGCTGGTCAGTGACGTCACTTCTTTTGCTGGGCAGCCGCCGGGCATCTATGACACGGCGATTGGTGGCCGCGTGCAGCTCAGCGCCAGCGGACGCCTGAGCATCGCCGATGCACCGCAACTGCTGGCGGGATCGGCGCGGGGTTTACTTGATGGCGTGAATTTCCTGTTGCGTCAGCAATTGGCGACGCTGGCGCAGGCAATTGAGATGGCTTCCATACGACCGGCCCGCCAGCTCAATCTGCCGCAGCAGCAAGGTTTAGCCTGCGGTGCACCCGCCGATGTGTTGCTGCTTGCTGCTCAGCCGGATGGCAGCGTGGCATTACGCAGTTGTGTGAAGCAAGGCGCTGCAGTGTGGAGTGAAAACGTAGATTATCTTTAG
- a CDS encoding FAD-dependent oxidoreductase, whose amino-acid sequence MSYQTVVELKSLAQRKPTKFTVGDTDVVLIRDDERVQAFQAKCPHAGAPLEQGAVCGDKLICPWHKAVFQLQDGQMCEPLALANLKRYPVRIEQGKVLVSPQAMSPASAPSAQDETPVCVILGSGAAGSAAIWTLRDAGFSGHIVLIERESAAPYDRTALSKFVPSGKMAIEDVPKLLKQDVLGTVERIQGDVEQLKALEQTLILKGGQQVKFDQLLIASGSVPQALDIPGKDLNGVHLLRSLNQADELLKEVDKTEQLVIIGNSFIGMEMAGSLRNRDVDVTVIARHPLPFAQQFGEEIGRHFYDLHRSNGVKFVEGDPVALEGEGKVNAVRLKSGKKVDASLVLFGTGVVPATTFIHDLPLEEDGSLLTDSQLRVADNIWVAGDIASYPSVQGPQRIEHYRVAHQQGRIAALNMLGKQILYDRVPFFWTAHYGTRYEYLGHAEEWDDYRLLGSLQNKQFIAFYCQEGMIAAVCSAGLYTLTAALVQEMQQPMTLAQGIALYEAYSAA is encoded by the coding sequence GTGAGCTATCAAACTGTCGTAGAACTCAAGTCGCTGGCGCAGCGCAAACCCACCAAATTTACCGTCGGCGACACCGATGTGGTGTTAATTCGTGATGATGAGCGTGTGCAGGCGTTTCAGGCCAAATGTCCGCACGCCGGTGCGCCGTTAGAGCAGGGCGCGGTGTGTGGCGACAAGCTGATCTGTCCGTGGCACAAAGCGGTATTTCAGCTGCAGGATGGGCAGATGTGCGAGCCGCTGGCGCTGGCCAATCTCAAGCGTTATCCGGTGCGCATCGAACAAGGCAAAGTGCTGGTTAGCCCGCAGGCGATGTCGCCCGCCAGTGCGCCTTCTGCACAAGACGAGACGCCGGTTTGCGTGATTCTGGGTTCTGGCGCGGCGGGCAGCGCGGCGATCTGGACGCTACGCGATGCAGGTTTTAGCGGGCACATCGTGCTGATTGAGCGGGAATCGGCTGCGCCTTACGATCGCACCGCGCTGAGCAAATTTGTGCCGTCAGGCAAAATGGCGATTGAAGATGTACCGAAGCTGCTGAAGCAGGATGTGCTGGGCACGGTGGAGCGGATTCAGGGCGATGTCGAGCAGCTCAAAGCGCTTGAGCAAACGCTGATCCTCAAAGGCGGCCAGCAGGTGAAGTTTGACCAACTGCTGATTGCCAGCGGCAGCGTGCCGCAAGCGCTGGATATACCGGGTAAAGATCTCAACGGCGTGCATCTGCTGCGCTCGCTTAATCAGGCCGATGAACTACTCAAAGAGGTCGATAAAACTGAGCAGCTGGTGATTATCGGCAACAGCTTTATTGGCATGGAGATGGCGGGATCGCTGCGTAATCGTGATGTTGATGTCACGGTGATTGCGCGCCATCCGCTGCCGTTTGCTCAACAGTTTGGCGAAGAGATTGGCCGCCATTTTTACGATCTGCATCGCAGTAACGGCGTGAAGTTTGTCGAAGGCGATCCGGTGGCGCTGGAAGGCGAGGGCAAAGTGAATGCCGTGCGCCTGAAGAGTGGCAAAAAAGTTGATGCCAGTTTGGTGCTGTTTGGTACAGGCGTGGTGCCGGCGACAACATTCATCCACGATCTGCCGCTGGAAGAGGATGGCAGTTTGCTCACCGACAGCCAGTTGCGCGTAGCCGATAACATCTGGGTGGCCGGCGATATCGCCAGTTATCCGTCGGTGCAGGGCCCACAACGTATTGAGCACTATCGCGTGGCGCATCAGCAAGGGCGCATCGCGGCGCTGAATATGTTAGGAAAACAGATTCTGTATGACCGCGTGCCGTTCTTCTGGACCGCGCATTACGGGACGCGTTATGAGTATTTGGGGCATGCGGAAGAGTGGGATGATTACCGGCTGCTGGGATCGCTGCAGAATAAGCAGTTTATCGCTTTCTATTGTCAGGAAGGGATGATTGCGGCGGTGTGTTCTGCCGGGCTGTATACGCTGACGGCAGCGCTGGTGCAGGAGATGCAGCAGCCCATGACGCTGGCGCAGGGTATTGCGTTGTATGAGGCGTACTCTGCGGCCTGA
- the proC gene encoding pyrroline-5-carboxylate reductase — MLEKKIGFVGCGNMAKAIISGLVNSGQIAPANIWVFDRKPATNQAMAQQYGVTAAESVESLAREVDILFGAVKPNVILKVLKDLAGQLKKDVLVVSIAAGVTLDSLASVLGHDRKIIRVMPNTPSLVNEGMTSVTPNVLVEAHEVDEVVGIFESFGKAAVVNEYLIHAVVGVSGSAPAYVFMFIEAMADAAVLGGMPRAQAYQFAAQAVKGSAQMVLETGKHPGELKDMVCSPGGTTIEAVKVLEEKGFRAAVMNAMQQCMAKSETLSKQ, encoded by the coding sequence ATGCTGGAGAAGAAAATCGGGTTTGTCGGCTGCGGCAATATGGCGAAAGCCATTATTAGCGGACTGGTCAACAGCGGGCAGATCGCCCCCGCCAATATCTGGGTATTCGACCGCAAGCCCGCCACCAATCAGGCGATGGCGCAGCAATATGGCGTTACCGCCGCAGAGAGTGTGGAAAGTCTGGCGCGCGAAGTGGATATCCTGTTTGGCGCGGTGAAACCCAATGTGATTCTCAAAGTGCTGAAAGATCTTGCCGGCCAGCTGAAGAAAGATGTGCTGGTGGTCTCGATTGCGGCCGGCGTAACGCTGGATTCTCTGGCGTCGGTGCTCGGCCACGATCGCAAAATCATCCGCGTGATGCCCAACACGCCCTCGCTGGTGAACGAAGGCATGACCTCGGTGACGCCAAACGTGCTGGTGGAAGCGCATGAAGTGGATGAAGTGGTGGGCATTTTCGAAAGCTTCGGCAAAGCGGCGGTGGTGAATGAATACCTGATTCACGCGGTGGTCGGCGTCAGCGGCTCAGCGCCAGCGTATGTGTTTATGTTTATCGAAGCGATGGCCGATGCCGCGGTGCTCGGCGGCATGCCGCGTGCGCAGGCGTATCAGTTCGCGGCGCAGGCGGTCAAAGGCTCGGCGCAGATGGTGCTGGAAACCGGCAAGCATCCGGGCGAGCTGAAGGATATGGTGTGCTCGCCAGGCGGCACAACCATTGAAGCGGTGAAAGTGCTGGAAGAGAAAGGCTTCCGTGCGGCGGTGATGAACGCGATGCAGCAGTGTATGGCGAAGTCAGAGACGTTGAGTAAGCAGTGA
- a CDS encoding YaiI/YqxD family protein, whose product MSIWVDADACPNVIKEVLYRAAERTKVTVTFVANQPLRVPPSPWLKTLQVAAGFDVADNEIVKRVQPGELVITGDIPLAAEVLEKGAAALNPRGERYSTDTIRQRLTMRDFMETMRASGIQSGGPSTLSQRDRQLFANELDKWLRQR is encoded by the coding sequence ATGTCGATTTGGGTTGATGCGGATGCCTGTCCCAATGTCATCAAAGAAGTGCTGTACCGCGCGGCCGAGCGCACCAAAGTTACCGTTACCTTTGTCGCCAACCAGCCGCTGCGCGTGCCGCCGTCGCCGTGGCTGAAAACGCTGCAGGTCGCAGCGGGGTTCGACGTGGCGGATAACGAGATTGTGAAACGGGTGCAGCCCGGCGAGTTGGTGATCACCGGCGATATTCCGCTGGCGGCGGAAGTACTGGAGAAGGGCGCAGCGGCGTTGAATCCGCGCGGAGAACGTTATTCGACAGATACCATTCGTCAGCGCTTAACCATGCGTGACTTTATGGAGACGATGCGCGCCAGCGGAATTCAGAGTGGCGGACCATCGACCTTAAGCCAACGCGACCGCCAACTGTTTGCTAACGAACTCGATAAGTGGTTACGTCAGCGCTAA
- a CDS encoding DUF2076 domain-containing protein, whose protein sequence is MQSEEQQLIENLFSRLKQAETQSGPRDAGAEQLIKQHLQNQPGAPYYMSQAILIQEAALKKLNAQVTDLENRLAQAQQQQAPQQSSGGFLSSLFGGGSRPAAQQQPAWGNPPPQPQQQYAPPPQQQYAAPAARGTGFLGGALQTAVGVAGGVVMADMLTSMFHHSQPEEIVNIINEPALPQVDNSLDTFNGNDSNNAFLNNDNSGWDNNVADNNDFGDFGGDYDDDDSFV, encoded by the coding sequence ATGCAAAGCGAAGAACAACAACTGATTGAAAACCTGTTCAGCCGCCTGAAACAGGCTGAGACGCAAAGCGGCCCGCGTGATGCTGGCGCAGAGCAGTTAATCAAACAGCATTTACAGAATCAGCCCGGCGCGCCTTATTACATGTCGCAGGCGATCCTGATTCAGGAAGCGGCGTTGAAGAAGCTCAATGCGCAGGTTACGGATCTGGAAAATCGGCTGGCGCAGGCGCAGCAGCAACAGGCACCGCAGCAGAGCAGCGGCGGTTTTCTCTCCAGCCTGTTTGGCGGCGGATCGCGCCCGGCAGCGCAACAGCAACCAGCGTGGGGGAATCCACCGCCGCAGCCGCAACAGCAGTATGCGCCACCACCACAGCAGCAATATGCCGCACCGGCGGCACGCGGCACTGGCTTCCTCGGCGGCGCGTTGCAAACGGCCGTTGGCGTGGCGGGCGGCGTGGTGATGGCGGATATGCTGACCAGCATGTTCCACCATTCACAGCCGGAAGAGATCGTTAACATCATCAACGAACCGGCGTTGCCGCAGGTGGATAACAGCCTCGATACCTTTAACGGCAACGACAGCAACAACGCGTTCCTCAACAACGATAATTCGGGTTGGGATAACAACGTTGCGGATAACAATGATTTCGGCGATTTTGGCGGCGACTACGATGACGATGACAGCTTCGTCTGA
- the aroL gene encoding shikimate kinase AroL — protein sequence MSLPIYLIGARGCGKTTVGKALSQALGYAFNDTDHYLQLTTQRSVAEIVASEGWDSFRARETESLRAVTAPNTVIATGGGMVLAEVNCRFMREHGQVIWLNAPSEVLADRLEHQPEAAQRPTLTGRPIAEEMGDILRERAHLYRQTAHHEVNAMQSPDRVVEHILQSLSLARAS from the coding sequence ATGTCATTACCCATCTATCTGATCGGCGCACGCGGTTGCGGTAAAACCACTGTTGGCAAGGCGCTGTCGCAAGCGCTGGGCTATGCCTTTAACGATACCGATCACTATCTGCAACTCACTACGCAACGCAGCGTGGCAGAGATTGTGGCGTCTGAAGGGTGGGATAGTTTCCGCGCCCGCGAAACGGAATCGCTGCGTGCGGTCACCGCGCCGAATACGGTCATCGCCACTGGCGGCGGCATGGTGCTGGCTGAAGTGAATTGTCGCTTTATGCGCGAACACGGTCAGGTGATTTGGCTGAATGCGCCCTCGGAAGTGCTGGCCGATCGTCTGGAACATCAGCCGGAAGCAGCGCAGCGTCCTACATTAACCGGCCGCCCGATTGCCGAAGAGATGGGCGATATCCTGCGTGAGCGTGCCCATCTGTATCGTCAAACCGCGCATCATGAAGTCAACGCGATGCAATCGCCCGATCGCGTGGTTGAGCACATTCTGCAATCGCTCTCTCTGGCGCGCGCCAGCTAA
- a CDS encoding YaiA family protein, protein MPTKPPYPRVARIVAVEKGSADQTVTWYELRADHPKPDTLISEHKTEAEAQDAKERYEDAGKD, encoded by the coding sequence ATGCCAACTAAACCACCCTATCCGCGCGTCGCGCGTATTGTCGCCGTTGAAAAAGGTTCGGCGGATCAAACCGTCACCTGGTATGAATTGCGTGCTGACCATCCCAAACCCGATACGTTAATTAGCGAACACAAAACCGAAGCCGAAGCGCAAGATGCCAAAGAGCGCTATGAGGACGCCGGTAAAGATTAA
- a CDS encoding IclR family transcriptional regulator, producing the protein MTTLENASAVLKLFQRFGVTQGHPGLTFTEVVDALGLPKSTVSRLLATMESEGLLERDAESRCFQIGRVLLSVAGHYLSTPLVDSASAPMARLAASSGCMGYISVLDGDEVLVMRMYHGRFFTQLVTPPGTRVSLTGTSTGRVLLAQLSDEEVRDRFASNWQAASMNSPLSVDALCQELAVIRQQGWALARNETLPGISSLAVAVTNKHRGESAALCLSFLSQEAAPGYPEMLLSELRATAALMAEKYGA; encoded by the coding sequence ATGACCACACTCGAAAATGCCTCCGCCGTACTGAAGCTGTTTCAGCGATTTGGCGTGACGCAGGGCCATCCCGGCTTAACCTTTACCGAGGTGGTGGATGCGTTGGGGTTGCCGAAAAGTACGGTATCGCGCCTGCTGGCAACCATGGAAAGTGAAGGCTTACTTGAGCGTGACGCTGAGAGCCGCTGCTTCCAGATTGGTCGTGTGCTGCTGTCGGTGGCAGGTCACTATCTGTCGACACCGCTGGTGGATAGCGCGTCGGCGCCGATGGCACGTCTGGCGGCCAGCAGCGGCTGCATGGGCTATATCTCGGTGCTGGATGGTGACGAAGTGCTGGTGATGCGCATGTATCACGGCCGTTTCTTCACCCAACTGGTGACGCCGCCGGGCACGCGCGTTTCATTAACCGGCACCTCGACCGGACGCGTGCTGCTGGCGCAGCTCAGTGATGAAGAAGTCCGCGATCGTTTTGCCAGCAACTGGCAGGCTGCGTCGATGAATTCGCCGCTGAGCGTGGATGCCTTATGCCAGGAGTTAGCTGTGATTCGCCAGCAAGGCTGGGCACTGGCGCGCAATGAGACGCTGCCAGGCATCAGCTCGTTAGCGGTTGCGGTAACCAATAAACATCGCGGTGAAAGTGCCGCGCTTTGTCTCTCGTTTTTATCGCAAGAAGCGGCGCCCGGTTATCCGGAGATGCTGCTCAGCGAACTACGCGCAACGGCTGCACTGATGGCCGAAAAGTACGGCGCATAA